Within the Deltaproteobacteria bacterium genome, the region ATTATCCCTACGGGCTCAGAACTGATTGAGCCTGGTGATCCAGCCAAACCGGGCCGCATTATTGAATTCAATTCGCGTGTCACTGCAGCCTTCGTCGAAGAGTGGGAAGGCGAACCGCATCGTTTGCCGCGCGTGATCGATGATCTCCCGACTATCACCAAAGCTCTCAACAGTGCCGTCAGAGCACATGATATTGTCGTTATCATCGCTGGCTCGTCTGCGGGTGAACATGACTTCACTGTGCGTGCGTTGGAATCACTCGGTGAAGTATTGGTACATGGTATCGACGTCATGCCCGGTAAACCAGCGATTCTCGCGCGCATTAATGGCAAACCGGTGATTGGCCTGCCTGGGTATCCAGTATCAGCCGTGGTGATTTGCCAACAAATTCTCCGTCCGTTGATCGCTCACTTTCTTGGCCGCCCGGCAGAAGAACCGCAGAAAGTCAAAGCGCTGCTACCACGCAAAGTTCCTTCTCGCCTTGGCCTCGAAGAGTTCGTACGCGTAAGTCTGGGAAAAGTCGGCGATCATGTGATCGCCAATCCCTTAGGCCGTGGTGCTGGCGTAATTACAACGATGGTCAAAGCTGACGGTGTGCTGCGCATTCCTTCACTCGACGAAGGGTTAAATGCTGGGCAAGAGGTTGGAGTAGAATTGCTTCGACCAGCCGAAGAAATCGGCAACACCATCCTTTTCACCGGTAGCAATGATCTCACTGTTGGTGTGCTCGACGACCAGCTACGAGCGCAATATCCAGGATTAAAAATCTCCGCCAGCAACGTCGGCTCACTCGGTGGTCTCGTGGCAATCAAACGTGAGGAAGCCCACATCATTGGCACTCACCTGCTCGATCCTGCAACTGGAGCATACAATCTCCCCGACCTCAAAAAGCAACAACTGCTCTCCAAAGTCGTCGTGATGAATTTAGTCATCCGCGAGCAAGGATTGATTGTCGCCAAAGGCAACCCCAAGAAAATTAAAGGCATCAAAGACCTTGCCCGCAAAGACGTCACGTTCGTCAATCGTCAACCCGGTTCCGGCACGCGCGTGCTGCTCGATTACAAACTCAGCAAACTCAAAATCAAGCCAGAACAGATTCAAGGCTACGAACGTGAAGATACCACCCACATGGCCGTTGCCGTTGCCGTCGCCAGTGGACTCGTCGATACCGGCCTAGGCATCAAGTCCGCCGCCAAAGCACTCAATCTCGACTTCGTCCCTGTCGAACGCGAAGAGTACGACCTCGTCTTCCTCAAAGACTTCTACCACAGCGACATGGGGCAAAAGCTTGTCAACGTCATTCGCTCCGATGCGTTCAAACAGACAGTGATGGCATTGGATGGATATGATACGAAGAAGACGGGGACGGTAAATAAGACATAAGAAGAGATGCAAATCTGTGGATATTATCTTCTCTCATACAAGAACCTGGATCGACTACGATCAAGAGGCAGATGTTCTTTACATGAGTTTCAAGCGCCCGCAAAAGGCCACTGATTCTGAATTTCTCCATGATAAAGGAATCTTGTTGCGCTATCGCGGTAAGGAACTCGTAGGAATCACGATTTTGGAAGCATCCAAGCATAAAAAGCTTAAAACAAAGTCATGAGCGACTTTCCTCAAAATACTTTCAAAATACCAGAAGTGGCGGATACTTTACCTACCCGTATTACGTATGACCCAGACGGAGATATTTTGCACGTCACTTTTGGGCAGCCAACAACAGCAACCGGCTATCAACTCTCTGATCAGCTCTTACTGCGCGTTTCACCACAATCAAAAACGGCGACTGGGCTCACCATTTTTAATTATTCGATTCATACGCGTACCGCACTTGAGTTGCCACTTCCAGGTCTTGAAGAGGTTGACGAGGACAAGCCTACGATTCTACAAATTCTTCATTCTCCTCCGGTCACTCATTTTCTCCATGTCACCGAAGGTTCAATAGGATTCACCGCCACGCTCCTTCATCCTTCGTTACAAGAAGCAGTCGCTGGGTAGAGTTCGGATCGATCCATTTTCTTACGACGCTTTGACCAAATTCTTCCGTGCCCACTCGCGTACATTACGCCGCCACACGGTTGGCTGCATCTGCGAGTTTTCTTTGACGAACTGACTCAAGGCTTCGCTGGTTACGCCTGGTAATGCTGTGCTCTCTTCCATCTCTTCATATCCCTCACCTGTCAGTTTTAAGATGATGACCCGTTCATCGTCGTAACGCCACACCTCTGGAATCTCGAGCGTCGCAAACAGAGGCAGCTTGTTCAACGAGGGATGAAAGATGTCGATCTCAATGACCAAATCTGGTGGCGGGTCAACGGAAAGACGAATCTCGCGTTTTCCTCTCACCTGAGCTTCCCGCTGAATGTAGAAACAAGCGTCCGGCTCAAAACCCCGGTCCAGGTCTGCTCGTCGAAACGTGGTCGAACCAAATCCTCGCACATCAATGTTGAGTTCTTCAGCGAGAATTTCCACTAACTCCTCTAGCACGTGTTTGAGTGTCTCGTGTTCAGCAGAGAGGACCATAATTTCCAGCCTCCCCCGGTCGTAGGTGAAGTGAGTACCGCTACTCTCAGTATGTTCAGTAAGTAAACGCTCATACGTCTCCCAACTGACGCCTTTCAGAATGACACACTGATTGGCCTCCGGTCGGGACGGGTGAGGTACGACAGGGAGAGTTGTTTCACTTTGTGTCTGCATACCTATTCCTTGTACTCCCGTGGAAGTCGCGTGCCTAGCACCAAAGACCCCATCAGCCTTCTTCCTTCAACAGACTGTGAGGATCAGGCTTTTTGCCTTAGGTTTTCTATAACGTCTCTCCACGTCTTGACGTCAAGCTCTTCCCTCAGCCCTGTCCCCAAACGCAGGATGAAATCGAGCAA harbors:
- a CDS encoding DUF2283 domain-containing protein: MSDFPQNTFKIPEVADTLPTRITYDPDGDILHVTFGQPTTATGYQLSDQLLLRVSPQSKTATGLTIFNYSIHTRTALELPLPGLEEVDEDKPTILQILHSPPVTHFLHVTEGSIGFTATLLHPSLQEAVAG
- a CDS encoding Uma2 family endonuclease translates to MQTQSETTLPVVPHPSRPEANQCVILKGVSWETYERLLTEHTESSGTHFTYDRGRLEIMVLSAEHETLKHVLEELVEILAEELNIDVRGFGSTTFRRADLDRGFEPDACFYIQREAQVRGKREIRLSVDPPPDLVIEIDIFHPSLNKLPLFATLEIPEVWRYDDERVIILKLTGEGYEEMEESTALPGVTSEALSQFVKENSQMQPTVWRRNVREWARKNLVKAS
- a CDS encoding molybdopterin biosynthesis protein, coding for MNSHSAHTHTHSDRKRYLKKKPLTEALAVFLEATTPPKKIERVAVEDALHRTTAGPIFAVLSAPHYHGAAMDGIAVRAEDTFGASEFTAVTLKSVSKKNGRAATNGEAIFQYVDTGNALPPWANAVVMIERVFKKSDEEVEIRDAATPWQHVRLVGEDIVATEPLLPRGHKLRPYDIGALLAAGLTKIPVVSKPTVGIIPTGSELIEPGDPAKPGRIIEFNSRVTAAFVEEWEGEPHRLPRVIDDLPTITKALNSAVRAHDIVVIIAGSSAGEHDFTVRALESLGEVLVHGIDVMPGKPAILARINGKPVIGLPGYPVSAVVICQQILRPLIAHFLGRPAEEPQKVKALLPRKVPSRLGLEEFVRVSLGKVGDHVIANPLGRGAGVITTMVKADGVLRIPSLDEGLNAGQEVGVELLRPAEEIGNTILFTGSNDLTVGVLDDQLRAQYPGLKISASNVGSLGGLVAIKREEAHIIGTHLLDPATGAYNLPDLKKQQLLSKVVVMNLVIREQGLIVAKGNPKKIKGIKDLARKDVTFVNRQPGSGTRVLLDYKLSKLKIKPEQIQGYEREDTTHMAVAVAVASGLVDTGLGIKSAAKALNLDFVPVEREEYDLVFLKDFYHSDMGQKLVNVIRSDAFKQTVMALDGYDTKKTGTVNKT